The genome window AGGCTTGCTGTAGTCCCATGCTCGTACAATGCAGGTCAGTAGATTGTCACACAATCCCCCAGCAATCTACAAGAACAACATGGGAGATTAGTTCCATCACTCATTCTTCCAACGAAACACAAACAGAAGCgataaaaaataatagtttgaGTAACATGCTGATGTGACGCGGTTTCTAGTAAAACAAATTCTCACCCATCTCATCTCATAGCAAAAACAACTTTATAAAGTCACAATATTTCCAGACTGCGAATATTACCTTGCCTAGTGTGTTTGCTGACAATGGGGCGATAACCAAGATATCAGCCCAACTGCGGAGCTCAATGTGAAGCACACTATCACCAACTTTGTTCCAGGTGGACCATTCATCCTCTTCGGTGTACAGGATTACATTCTTGGGAAGTGATGCTCTATCAATGAAATGCAAAGATGCTCTTGTGGCAACTGCTTTTACTTCTGCCCATTCTGAAAAACTATGGCATAGGTTGCCAAACTTTATGGCAGCTACACTTCCGCTAGCAGCAAGTAGAATCCGAGGCCTCCTTGGGGCAGAATTGGCTTGTTGCTCAATCTCTGGACTCGCAGGTTCAGAGCTTGTCATACCCTATTCAAAAGATATCAATGAGTTCATAAACATCCTTGATTTCCGATTgatcaaaacaatttaaaacaagaaaaactgGGAAAGTgcctcaatttctttaaaaaaagaAGTGACGAATCTGTAATGAATTCGAACCCCTGATCCACACACCCAAAGTACTAAAAGAAAAGGCAGCCATGATGGAAAACACCAAAAGATTTACTGCACCATAAACTTCCTCAAGAAAAACATATTCATTTATGTTCTTTACATGATCTTTAATCCCGCTTGAGTTCATTGAGGGCCAATTCAACAAAACACCAAAAGATTTTAACTTTCAATCTACACAAGACAGCTTCTTAATTACTCCAATAACAACAATAAACACTTTTCCCACTCAGTGAAAAAAAGATAACGAGGGAAATTTTATACCAAGAACAGcttttttcccagaaaaatatcAATCCAAATGAATACACAAAGCATACAAGAAGTGCCTCCATATGTTAGACCAACACAAAGCACTCAGTCTGAAAGAACAAAACTCGACAGTTCCACATTCCTCCCATTCAAGAAAGTGGCAATCTGAGATAACCAATGCAAGAAACCTACAGAAATCGCTAGTTCGACAAATCCACAACATGgcaatcaacaaatacaaacatttaaaaaaaaaaaagcttgtgAGAAAATAGTAAGATGTCAACAGAAGAATTAAAGCTCCAAAACATAACGAACATACCCAAAAGTGTCCTCCGGACTGACGAAGGTGATCATTCATGACCTCAAATCGTGATAAAAGATGATCTTGAATGAtcacaacaaaaataataacaaatggaacttctaGCTGCAGGGAAAGCCTCTGAAAAAACTTAATTATAACTTAATTTTCTTTCTCAGAGACTTAAAACCAAACACCTTTGCTGCATTTATAAGAGAATGCTCTC of Malus sylvestris chromosome 6, drMalSylv7.2, whole genome shotgun sequence contains these proteins:
- the LOC126627264 gene encoding probable phosphopantothenoylcysteine decarboxylase isoform X1, which gives rise to MNDHLRQSGGHFWGMTSSEPASPEIEQQANSAPRRPRILLAASGSVAAIKFGNLCHSFSEWAEVKAVATRASLHFIDRASLPKNVILYTEEDEWSTWNKVGDSVLHIELRSWADILVIAPLSANTLGKIAGGLCDNLLTCIVRAWDYSKPFFVAPAMNTLMWKNPFTEQHIMSIDELGVSLIPPVTKRLACGDYGNGAMAEPSVIYSTVRLFFESRVQQSGNIIQQPV
- the LOC126627264 gene encoding probable phosphopantothenoylcysteine decarboxylase isoform X2, which translates into the protein MTSSEPASPEIEQQANSAPRRPRILLAASGSVAAIKFGNLCHSFSEWAEVKAVATRASLHFIDRASLPKNVILYTEEDEWSTWNKVGDSVLHIELRSWADILVIAPLSANTLGKIAGGLCDNLLTCIVRAWDYSKPFFVAPAMNTLMWKNPFTEQHIMSIDELGVSLIPPVTKRLACGDYGNGAMAEPSVIYSTVRLFFESRVQQSGNIIQQPV